A DNA window from Mya arenaria isolate MELC-2E11 chromosome 17, ASM2691426v1 contains the following coding sequences:
- the LOC128223035 gene encoding uncharacterized protein LOC128223035 — protein MSTAHVQEAARAVDGLPKQFVTSLRILFDILDEEQTGYVRLRDIETRWHEEGVKGLPCGVIDALRRVAPKNGKLTFENFVVGLKQSLLRNNGAVLSSASLAAKQRDSRDSQQNSSSVKNKHVNAPSSTSKQPQYRKVEKEDYASKNYANMANYMNIERPAATSAPVTLKSNAHVVQRSQPKMGTNSQITAANTATVRPNNVLQSQNIELRNKIYNREQMQHASVVNMRNRNDYAYPHDLDMHHSNKRHSDDMSSYHKREVSKISQRPHSAHPENQRPREVHFQRSPTDFPAGRPDRPPPYRWAKESENNSPPALPPKTMKGKTMRELQNWHQDNKVVPNVMTNGHMHTAQSDSNLMQKSRTVGNDIYVNIEEIRRQAASQKQPLVARETGGGKKPRRQNSRRHTLSSGIDYNVIRRMKQLEQERDVLIQGLDVVERARDWYLSQISTVAERQAFAEKTSCSDGSLQSHQERMDFVRSRINDVNLNLKSLMETTESGFPAHMNLAISSPGFYDDNSLRWLKDQNKQLTHEVGHKSEKITQLEQEKASLIRDLFEARVKHKTNYDDTTFM, from the exons ATGTCAACCGCACATGTGCAAGAAGCCGCTAGAGCGGTGGATGGTTTGCCAAAACAGTTTGTAACGTCCCTAAGaatattatttgacattttggaTGAAGAACAGACGGGCTATGTGCGTCTGCGAGACATTGAAACTCGTTGGCACGAAGAAGGGGTGAAAGGTTTACCTTGTGGCGTTATAGACGCATTAAGAAGAGTGGCACCGAAAAATGGCAAGCTTACATTTGAAAACTTTGTTGTTGGTCTTAAACAGTCCTTGTTGAGGAACAATGGTGCTGTACTGTCGTCCGCATCATTGGCAGCAAAACAGAGAGATTCGAGAGATTCGCAACAGAATTCTAGTagtgttaaaaataaacatgttaatgCACCTAGCAGTACAAGCAAGCAGCCCCAATACAGGAAGGTAGAAAAAGAAGACTATGCCTCAAAGAACTATGCAAATATGGCAAACTACATGAATATTGAAAGGCCAGCAGCAACTAGTGCACCTGTGACATTAAAAAGTAACGCACATGTTGTTCAGAGGAGTCAGCCTAAAATGGGAACAAATTCTCAGATTACCGCTGCAAATACTGCTACGGTCAGGCCAAATAATGTTTTGCAGTCACAGAATATAgagttaagaaataaaatttataatcgTGAACAAATGCAACATGCATCAGTTGTAAATATGCGGAATAGAAATGATTATGCCTATCCACATGATCTTGACATGCATCATTCAAATAAAAGACATAGTGATGATATGAGCAGTTATCACAAAAGAGAAGTATCAAAAATTAGCCAAAGGCCCCATAGTGCTCATCCTGAAAATCAGCGTCCAAGGGAAGTTCATTTTCAAAGAAGTCCCACAGATTTCCCAGCTGGGCGACCAGACAGGCCACCTCCATATCGATGGGCGAAAGAGTCTGAAAATAACTCCCCTCCTGCGTTACCTCCAAAAACCATGAAGGGGAAAACAATGAGAGAGCTACAAAACTGGCATCAGGACAATAAAGTTGTGCCTAATGTAATGACTAATGGCCATATGCATACTGCGCAGAGTGATTCCAATTTGATGCAAAAGAGCCGGACAGTGGGAAATGATATCTATG TGAACATAGAAGAGATTCGTCGCCAGGCAGCAAGCCAGAAGCAGCCTTTGGTTGCCAGGGAGACCGGCGGAGGGAAAAAACCACGGCGACAAAACTCCCGCAGACACACACTGTCCAGTGGTATCGACTATAATGTG ATCCGGCGTATGAAGCAGCTAGAGCAGGAGCGGGATGTTCTGATACAGGGTTTGGATGTTGTAGAACGAGCGCGTGACTGGTACCTTTCACAGATTTCCACAGTTGCAGAGCGCCAGGCATTTGCAGAGAAAACTTCATGCAGT GACGGGAGTCTACAAAGTCACCAGGAGCGGATGGACTTTGTTCGCAGTCGGATCAATGATGTAAATCTGAATCTCAAATCCCTCATGGAAACCACAGAATCA GGTTTTCCAGCTCACATGAATCTCGCTATCAGCAGTCCTGGTTTCTATGACGACAACTCCCTGAGGTGGCTGAAAGACCAGAACAAACAGCTAACACAT GAGGTCGGACACAAGAGTGAAAAGATAACACAGCTAGAGCAAGAGAAGGCCAGTCTAATACGGGACCTGTTTGAGGCACGTGTTAAACACAAGACGAATTATGATGATACCACCTTCATGTGA
- the LOC128224470 gene encoding uncharacterized protein LOC128224470 has protein sequence MAEGQGQDSDDNSDNFNDQSQDFLLNLNNGQVNLETIVHAYTNEYENLDTTLNEIDSWMDKLEAQNDSLSSQLDELLASSKQARREIHEELSVSQAAARLDIDPQETTYEQADASVESDKVDGVEVPCAKDNVKVNSVTNSGAGDKGSEITTTTDDCVQDAQCDSDAKSN, from the exons ATGGCAGAAGGACAAGGACAAGATAGTGATGACAATTCGGACAATTTTAACGACCAAAGTCAAGAttttctgttaaatttaaataacgGTCAAGTTAATCTGGAGACAATTGTTCATGCATATACCAACG AGTATGAGAACCTGGACACAACCCTCAATGAAATTGACAGCTGGATGGACAAGTTGGAGGCACAAAATGACAGCCTCAGTTCCCAACTGGATGAACTTCTTGCTTCCAGCAAACAA gCAAGGAGAGAAATTCATGAAGAATTGAGTGTTTCTCAGGCAGCAGCAAGATTGGATATAGACCCACAAGAAACAACCTATGAGCAAGCAGATGCTTCAGTGGAATCTGATAAAGTGGATGGAGTAGAAGTGCCATGTGCTAAAGACAATGTAAAAGTAAACAGCGTCACCAACTCAGGGGCTGGTGATAAAGGATCAGAAATTACTACAACTACTGATGATTGTGTTCAAGATGCACAATGTGATTCTGACGCTAAGtcaaattga